From the Deltaproteobacteria bacterium genome, the window TGTCGTACAGCAAATTTATGGACGGTTTGCACAAGGCTGGTGTGGAGTTGGACCGCAAGGTGCTTGCTGACCTGGCCGTAAGGGACCCGGGGGCTTTCTCCCAGATGGTTGAACTGGCTCGGCGTAGCATCTGACCAAGTGTATCATAAGGATATCACGCCGGAATGAAAGAGGAAATAAACGCGCTCGTCGAGGAAACATTCGCAGAGCTGAGAAAAGCTGAGGATCTCAAGAGCCTCGAACAACTCAGGATACGAGTACTCGGACGCAAGGGAACACTGTCTCGGCTATTCAAGATGCTCGCCACTGCGCCCCAGGACCAACGACCCCTGTTAGGCAAAACCCTGAACGAAGCTCGGGCCAGACTTGAAAAGGCCTTTGCCCAGGCCAGGAAAAATCTAGCCGCCCTCCCCACTAAAGAGCCTGCTGTCGACGTCACGCTCCCTGGCAGACTGCCTGTGCTGGGCACCCTTCATCCCATTAGCCAGGTCAGTACTGAAATTGCTGCCATCTTCCAGCGGCTGGGTTTCGAGGTAGTTGAAGGACCGGATGTTGAGCTCGACTATTACAACTTCGAGGCGCTCAATATCCCCAAAGATCATCCGGCTCGAGACATGCAGGATACTTTTTATATCTCGGACAACGTTCTGCTGCGCACCCATACCTCCCCTATCCAAATCCGCGTCATGGAGCGCACCCAGCCGCCTGTACGGATTATCGCACCTGGCAAGGCGTATCGGCGCGACTCCGATGTGACCCACACGCCCATGTTTCACCAGGTGGAAGGCCTCATGGTGGACCGCAATGTATCCTTTGGCGACCTCAAGGGAGTACTGTCTGTCTTTGTCAAACAGATGTTCGGCCCAGAGGTGGAACTCCGTTTCCGCCCCAGCTTTTTTCCATTTACCGAACCGAGTGCAGAAGTTGATATCCAGTGTGTCATATGTGGAGGAGTGGGCTGCCGGGTCTGCTCGGACACTGGCTGGTTGGAAATTCTTGGCTCTGGCATGGTAGATCCGGCCGTCTTCGAGATGGTAGGCTACGATACGGAACAGGTAACCGGCTTTGCTTTTGGTATGGGCATCGAGCGGATTGCCATGTTGAAGTACGGCATCAACGATCTACGTCTCTTCTTCGACAATGACCTGCGTTTCCTGGAGCAGTTCTAGTTCTGCTATGGTCTTAGCTGGTGGGTCTATATAACTAGGGCGAGAGGGCAACTAGCATGTTGATCAGTGTCAAGTGGCTGCAGACGTTCGTCTCGTGCCATGCCAGTCCTGAAGAAATAGCTTCCAAGCTTACCATGGCTGGCCTGGAAGTTGAGGGGATGACGGCCTACGATCCCGGGCTGGATAAAGTGGTGGTGGGGGAAATTGTCGAGGTGCTGCCTCACCCTGATGCTGATCATCTATCAATCTGCAAGGTCCGCTCTTCAGAGAAGAGCTATCAAATAGTTTGCGGTGCGCCAAATGTAGCTGTCGGCCAGGTGGTGCCATTGGCTCTTGAAGGCGCTCGCCTTCCTACAGGAAGGGACATCCAGGCCACAGAAATCCGCGGCGTCCTTTCCGAGGGCATGCTCTGTTCCGAGGCGGAACTGAATCTGGGAGAAGATGCCAGCGGCATTATGGTACTGCCGGCAGAACTCTCCCCGGGGACCTCTCTGGTGGAGGCACTCGATCTCCATGACGTAATTCTCGAGATCGGCATCACACCCAACCGCGGCGATTGCCTGAGTGTAGCAGGAATAGCACGAGAAGTGGCCGCCCTGTTCCAACTGGAATTCTCGCCACCCTCCATTGAGTTGGTTGAGCATGGACCGCCAGTGCATACCCTGGCGCAAGTTGCCATCGAAGATGCCGACCTCTGCCCCAGATATGCCGCCAGGGTAGTAAAGGATATCAAAGTCCGGCAGTCTCCTTTTTGGCTCCGTCAACGTTTGCAGGCCCTGGGAATAAGAGCTATCAACAATATTGTGGATGTAACAAACTACGTCATGCTCGAACTGGGACAACCCCTGCACGCCTTCGACTACCAGTTGCTGGACGACCATCGAATAGTGGTGCGCAGAGCCCGTCCAGCAGAGAGTTTCGTAACCCTTGACGGCAGCAGCCACACCCTGAGCCGTGATATGCTGCTTATCTGTGATGGCAGCCGTGGGGTCGCCCTTGCCGGGGTCATGGGCGGACTCAATTCAGAAATTAGTGTTGAAACTACAGATGTTCTGATCGAAAGCGCCTATTTCCAGCCAGCATCGATTCGGCGAACAGCGCGAGCTCTTGGCGTCAGTACCGAGTCTTCCTATCGCTTCGAACGCGGAGTTGATCCTGAAGGTGTGATCACAGCTCTAGACCGGGCTGCCCAGCTCATGACTGAACTCGGCCAGGGAGTACTTGCCAGGGGCCGTATTGATGTATATCCTCGTCCGTTTCGTCCACCTTCAATCAATCTGCGGGTCTCCAAGACAAACCGTTTCCTGGGCCTGGAGCTCAGTAGAGAAGAAATTATTGACCTGCTCACTGCCTTGCAGCTGCAAGTGGACCCCAGGTCCGATGATCTCCTGCAGGTGCAACCTCCGTCCTTCCGGCCGGATTTGACCCGCGAGGTGGATCTCATGGAAGAGGTTGCCAGACTTGCTGGCTACGACCGTATCCCGAGCAGCCTGCCGCGTGCGACAATTACAGCCAGCAAGCCGCCAGCATCCCGGCTCTTCCGGGAGCGCGCTAAAGAAGTGCTGGCGAATGTGGGTTTTTCAGAAGTAATTTCCTATTCATTTATCAGCTCCACCCTTGTAGAAAGGCTCCGTTTTGCTCCTGATGACCGCCGTCTGCGCTGCTTGCCCATCCGCAATCCACTTAGCGAAGACCAGTCAGTAATGCGCACAACCCTTGTGCCAGGCCTTCTTGAAATTGCCGCCAGGAATCAGCGACGCAACAACTTTGACCTCAAGTTATTTGAACTGAGCAAGGTATTTTTCCCGAGAAGCGGCCACGAACTGCCTGAAGAGAGATTGAACCTTGCCGGGCTGCTGGGAGGATTGCGCCGCCCACTGGCCTGGAGCGAACCAGCATTGCCAGTGGATTTCTTTGATGCCAAAGGCGCCGTGGAAGCCCTCCTTGTTGCCCTCACCGGCAAACGCCCCCGCTTTCAACCAGAGACAGCAGCCCCTTACCTCAAATCGACCACAGCAGCTCGTATCATGCTGGCTGACTCGCAGTTAGGCGATGTTGGTGAGCTCCATCCCGAGGTACTGGAAGATTTTCGTCTCAAGGGCCCCCTCTATCTTTTCGACCTCGACTTTGATCTGCTGGCGTCAATGGGCACCACAACAAGGCAGTTTCAGCCTCTGCCAAAATTTCCGGCCATCCGCCGAGATCTGGCTATAGTCATCCCGGTAGATCTGCCAGCGCAGGCAGTGCTCGATTTTCTGGAAGAAAACCTGCCGGAGCAAGCTGAATCTGTGCTGCTTTTTGATCACTATCGCGGTGGACAGGTTGGAGCAGGGAAAAAGAGTATAGCGTTCAGGATCACCTACAGGTCGCCCGAACGCAGCCTTACTGATGAAGAGGTAAACGACTTGCATGCCGCACTGACGCAAAGGGTGCTGACCACTTTCCAGGCCAGCCTGCGCACCTGAGCACACCGTTTTTCATCTTTGCCATATCCCTTTGACGACGACTCTCTTCCTTTACCACTGCCTACATTCAATGGAAATTTTTTATAATAATCCTGATCATTTTCCCAAGCAACTCTGACCCTGATGCAACCGAGCTCATCTTCTTGCCGGAGGGCTGTTCTCTGTGCCGGCCAAGAACACTGGGCTATGCTCATTCGGCGCGTACTGAGAACCGCTCTGCCCTAAAGAGCCGCCGGGCCGTCCTCTTGATTCCACAGCATTTGTCCCCAACAATTTCCAACTCAGCACGGTGCTGAAGAGGACTATGCTCCAAAGTCTGGAACCTCCAATTCAGAGAAAAAACGACCCTGTTGTTGGTCACAGTGATGTGTGATGGCGCAAATCGACTAAATATTTTTTGAAAAGCGCTTGCGAGCTCTGCCTCCTTGTGCTACTTTGTAGCTGTTCTTTCTAGTGCACTGTTAATATTATAAATTTTCTTAGATTCTGTCCGGAATACAATCAGTGAACTGCTACTGTGGAGGCGGCAAGGTTTGTCCACTTCTGAACCGCACCCCAGGATCGCACCACTGCAGCTTTGATTTCTGATTTTCTCCGCCTCCCAGTTGGGGCACAACTGCGTTTGCCTCTTTTACCAGAGCGCTGGTAGACTGCTATGGTGGAGAATGTTCCAGAAAAGTTGTTCTACAGAATAGGCGAGGTGAGCCGCATCCTTGGAGTGCCTCCATACGTCCTCCGTTACTGGGAAAGGGAGTTCCCCGCCCTGAGGCCCTTTCGGGCCTCTTCCAGACAGCGCCTTTACAGGAGAAATGATCTGGAAATGCTCCTGGAAATCAGGCGCCTCCTCTATGAAGAAAAATACACCATTGCTGGAGCTCGCAAGAAACTGCGGCAACGCCGTCTGCATCCGGAAGAGAAACCTATTACACCCAGTGCGGTAACTCGGCTCAAGGAAGACTTGTTGGCGCTGAGAAGATTGTTGGATTAGGATAGCACCTGGAGCTTTCGCGCCTTAAAGAATTTGCTGTATATGCAGCAGTAGAGATTTCACCTTCTATGCAGCTCACGTCTCGACCCTGGCCAGCATGCCCTTAAATACTATCGGACAAGGTTGCAAGTGATTACCAGAGCGCATCATCTTCTTAGCTCTTCGTTGACAGCAACCACTGCTATTATAGGGAGCAGGCCAGAGTTTGATGCCAATCTCCTCACCCGGGATTTCCTCCTTCCAACATGGTACTTGCCGAGATGGCGTCACCCTGTCTCTGTTCATCCGACATTGCCGGCTGGCACGCTACTCTACAGATGTTCAATCAGAAGGCTGCCCTGACCATGGAACGCCGCCGGCAGCCAGCCAAAGCGAGCAGAATAGGCAGCTTACTGGTCCAACATTTGCATAAGCGACAGAAGCAAAGATGCCACTGCGGTTTTCTGGCTGTGACTTCACAGTTGCCGCAATCCCTGCCAAGGAGTGAGTGAACAGTGAAGGAGCCTGGCCTGGGACCCGGTGAGAACAGCGACACACAGAGAACGGATTTTTCCAGGGCGAAAAGGGTTTGCTTTTTGACAGCAATACTGTTATAGATGAGCGAAGCCTGATTTGGTAACAAAATTAAACGCATACCTCTAGGCAAGCCCCTGCAGGAAACGGGGTTCTCAAGGATGGGTGCCTATGGATCTCGTGCTGTCCAGAGAAGCAGTCAATAGCTTGATTTCTATCATCGACGAAGATTTGCTCCGAGCTGGAGCAGACTGCGTCCTTCTTGTGGATCGCTCCGGCAACCTCATCGTGAACAGGGGAGATCCTGCCAACCTCGATGTTGTGGCCCTGGCAGCTCTGTCAGCTGCCAATTTTGGAGCTACTTCAGAGATAGCCAAGTTGATTGGCGAGGATGACTTTGCCCTTCTTTTTCATAAAGGCAAGAACGAAAACATACACTTCACCAAGGTGGGGCATGGCTTCATTCTCATTACCCTTTTCGGCAAAGATATCTCTCTTGGGGTCATACGCCTGAAAACAGCGAAGGTAACCGAGCAGTTAATACCTCTTCTAAGTGGGGAGCACTAAAGGTGTCTTTCATCGATCTGAGTAAGAACGAAGTGCAGTGCAAAATCGTTTACTACGGCCCTGGTCGAGGAGGCAAGACCACGAATCTCCTTTACATTCATCAGGCAATGACAGAATCAGTGCGCGGCAAGATGGTCACCATTGACACCAAGGGCGACCGAACCCTGTTTTTCGACTTTCTTCCTCTTGCTCTCGGGAAGATCCAGAACCTCAGCATCAAAATACAGCTCTACACAGTTCCAGGTCAGGTGATGTACAATGCCACCCGAAAACTCGTTTTGAAAGGTGTGGACGGCATTGTCTTTGTCGCCGATTCACTCAAAGTTCAGAAGGAAAAAAACATAGAAAGCCTTGAGAACCTTCGCCAGAATCTTGCTGAGGACAGTATATACATCAATGAGATTCCTCTGGTCATGCAATACAACAAGAGGGATTTGGAGGGATCCAACATCCCGATTTTGAGTGTGGAGGAAATGGACAAGGATCTTAACAGTGAACTGCAGGTTCCGTGGTTCACCGGTAGCGCCCTCCGGGGTGACGGGGTTTTCGAGACGCTGAGGGAGATCAGCAAACGGACAGTTAAATATGTCAGTAAAAAACTCCTTTCCCGCTAGCGGGCACTTTCACATCTGAAGGAGGAGTCATGAACATAAGTGATGACCCTTTGGCCACAATAGATGCCAAAGAACTCGAGGCGGACATCGACAAGGCTATTGATGAACTCTTTGTGCAAAAGGGGGAGGCAAGCAAGGACGCCACTCCTCAGGAGGAGGAGTCGGAATCCCCTGAACCACCAGCAGAGGCAGAAAAGGCCGAAGCTGAATCAGTGGATTCTCAGTCTGAGCTGTTGGAGGGTCTCAAGGAAAGTCTCTTGTCACTCGATTGGGAGATCACTCCTGAGAACATAGATAAATTTGCAGCTGAGGCGAGAAAGCTCCAGGACAAGCTTGCCAACGATCGCCACAGTCTGGCAGTGGTCAAAATGAGCATTGGAGTGTGCAAGTACCTGAAGGCTACAAAGAACTCGGCTTCTGCCATTTCTATCCAGTTTTTGCACGCAGCAACCAGGACTCTTGATCTGTTCCAGAATAAGCCTGCCATCAGTGCCGCTGAACAGCGAGAAGCCCTGGACAAACTTCTCAGCAAGTTCAGGCGGGTAAAAGCGGATGCGCAGCGGTTGAAATCAACAGTCGAAGACGAAAGAGCTGCTGTCCAGACTGTCCCATCAGAGGCCGAAGAAAAATCGCCGGAGAAGGCTCCGGATGTCACCCTGGTGGCTGAACAAGAGAGCGAAGACGTTGTTGAGGAAGAAGAGATCACCCTCACACCTGAAGAAGAAATGCAACTGGTGACTGAAGACGAAACTGGCCTGCTGCCTGAAGAAGAAATCGAACTCTCTGCCCCAGAAGATGACCTGGAACTGTCCACCAAAGAACTGGACCTGGCTGCTGTCGAAGAAGACCTCGAATTGCTGCCCGAAGACGAATTGCAGGCCCCAGCTGATCTGGAGGAGATCACTCTCACACCCGAAGAAGAAATGCAAGCAGTGGTGGAAGAGGAAGTGGGGCTGGAGCAAGAGGAGGAAATTGAACTTGATGTGGCTGAAGAGGTAGATCTCGAGGTCGAAGATGTCGATGCCGACATGGAAGCTCTTTTTGATGCTGACGAGGATGCCTTTGACAGAGGTCCCGAAGAGGCGGCTGTCAAATCGGCGGCACCTCTTTGGCAGGAGCTCATGCAAGAGGCAAGGGAACGAAGCCTGGAGCTGACCGACTGTTTGCAGGCCCTCAGTCAGGAAACCAACAGCTTTTTCGAGCGCCTCTCAGGAGTAATCGCTGGCAAACCCAGTCTGGAAAAAGTGGCTGGCTACTTCAGCAGCGTTCACAAGAACCTGGAAGAAAAATTCAGCCATGCTCGCAATCTGCACAAGACTCTCCACCGTCTCATAGACTCAGTTCGGGGCATTGCTCCTGCCCTGGGATCCACAGCGCCGTCTGCAGCGGAGGGAGCTGATGTTGCTGCCCAGTTGGAGCAAATTCAGCAGACGCTCAAGGATCTGACTGAAGCCGTTGCCAGACTGGAAAGAGCAAAATCTGCGCCCGCCCATGAAGAAAGCGCTGAGGAAGCTCCAGCTGCAGCTGCAGACAATGAGGCATTCGAGACCGCTGAACTGGAATTGACCGAAACTCTTGCCGCAGCCGAAGCTCCTGAGGCGGCAGACGACCTGCCTGAGGATCTCCTGGAACTCGTAGAGGAAGTCGGCCCCGAGCCTCTTCGCCCTGCCCCTCCTTCTATTGCCACTATCTACCTAGCCAATGTGGCAGGTAATACCCTTGGACTGCCAGTAGATTCCGTGGTTTCCACCTACAAGGTCTCGAAGGGTAAAGCCAAATCCCTGGCAAAACGAGGCTACGTTACTCTAAAGGATTTCAAAGCACCGTTTCGCAGTATAAAGAGAGGCTTGACCGGCACCCTCGCTTCCATGAGCAAAAAGAAGCTCAA encodes:
- the pheS gene encoding phenylalanine--tRNA ligase subunit alpha, with amino-acid sequence MKEEINALVEETFAELRKAEDLKSLEQLRIRVLGRKGTLSRLFKMLATAPQDQRPLLGKTLNEARARLEKAFAQARKNLAALPTKEPAVDVTLPGRLPVLGTLHPISQVSTEIAAIFQRLGFEVVEGPDVELDYYNFEALNIPKDHPARDMQDTFYISDNVLLRTHTSPIQIRVMERTQPPVRIIAPGKAYRRDSDVTHTPMFHQVEGLMVDRNVSFGDLKGVLSVFVKQMFGPEVELRFRPSFFPFTEPSAEVDIQCVICGGVGCRVCSDTGWLEILGSGMVDPAVFEMVGYDTEQVTGFAFGMGIERIAMLKYGINDLRLFFDNDLRFLEQF
- a CDS encoding gliding motility protein, which gives rise to MSFIDLSKNEVQCKIVYYGPGRGGKTTNLLYIHQAMTESVRGKMVTIDTKGDRTLFFDFLPLALGKIQNLSIKIQLYTVPGQVMYNATRKLVLKGVDGIVFVADSLKVQKEKNIESLENLRQNLAEDSIYINEIPLVMQYNKRDLEGSNIPILSVEEMDKDLNSELQVPWFTGSALRGDGVFETLREISKRTVKYVSKKLLSR
- a CDS encoding roadblock/LC7 domain-containing protein, with protein sequence MDLVLSREAVNSLISIIDEDLLRAGADCVLLVDRSGNLIVNRGDPANLDVVALAALSAANFGATSEIAKLIGEDDFALLFHKGKNENIHFTKVGHGFILITLFGKDISLGVIRLKTAKVTEQLIPLLSGEH
- a CDS encoding MerR family transcriptional regulator; protein product: MVENVPEKLFYRIGEVSRILGVPPYVLRYWEREFPALRPFRASSRQRLYRRNDLEMLLEIRRLLYEEKYTIAGARKKLRQRRLHPEEKPITPSAVTRLKEDLLALRRLLD
- a CDS encoding phenylalanine--tRNA ligase subunit beta; the encoded protein is MLISVKWLQTFVSCHASPEEIASKLTMAGLEVEGMTAYDPGLDKVVVGEIVEVLPHPDADHLSICKVRSSEKSYQIVCGAPNVAVGQVVPLALEGARLPTGRDIQATEIRGVLSEGMLCSEAELNLGEDASGIMVLPAELSPGTSLVEALDLHDVILEIGITPNRGDCLSVAGIAREVAALFQLEFSPPSIELVEHGPPVHTLAQVAIEDADLCPRYAARVVKDIKVRQSPFWLRQRLQALGIRAINNIVDVTNYVMLELGQPLHAFDYQLLDDHRIVVRRARPAESFVTLDGSSHTLSRDMLLICDGSRGVALAGVMGGLNSEISVETTDVLIESAYFQPASIRRTARALGVSTESSYRFERGVDPEGVITALDRAAQLMTELGQGVLARGRIDVYPRPFRPPSINLRVSKTNRFLGLELSREEIIDLLTALQLQVDPRSDDLLQVQPPSFRPDLTREVDLMEEVARLAGYDRIPSSLPRATITASKPPASRLFRERAKEVLANVGFSEVISYSFISSTLVERLRFAPDDRRLRCLPIRNPLSEDQSVMRTTLVPGLLEIAARNQRRNNFDLKLFELSKVFFPRSGHELPEERLNLAGLLGGLRRPLAWSEPALPVDFFDAKGAVEALLVALTGKRPRFQPETAAPYLKSTTAARIMLADSQLGDVGELHPEVLEDFRLKGPLYLFDLDFDLLASMGTTTRQFQPLPKFPAIRRDLAIVIPVDLPAQAVLDFLEENLPEQAESVLLFDHYRGGQVGAGKKSIAFRITYRSPERSLTDEEVNDLHAALTQRVLTTFQASLRT